The following coding sequences are from one Coffea arabica cultivar ET-39 chromosome 11e, Coffea Arabica ET-39 HiFi, whole genome shotgun sequence window:
- the LOC140021262 gene encoding uncharacterized protein, with product MAKWKMIISEFDIIFTTQKAIKGQAIANHLAENLREDDYQPLHTYFSDEEVLFVGTAEDMNDQCPEWRLFFDSASNSFGTGIETVRVVPEGKHYSSSTKLRFFYTNNMAEYEDCIFGLKMALEMEIKDLIVFSDSNLLVHQMLKEWITRDSKILPYHCNLLDLANKFRSLEFRHIPRARNIFANVLATLSSMIQHPDELVIEPIQIQLQEKPAHCLVLENLLMIFPGTIKEFLKIRSCPPSADTTAKRFLR from the coding sequence ATGGCTAAATGGAAAATGATCATTTCTGAATTTGATATCATCTTTACCACGCAAAAGGCAATCAAGGGGCAGGCTATAGCAAATCATTTGGCTGAAAATCTAAGGGAagatgattatcaaccacttcACACTTATTTTTCGGATGAGGAGGTCTTGTTTGTTGGTACAGCGGAAGATATGAATGATCAATGCCCTGAGTGGAGACTGTTCTTTGATAGTGCTTCAAATTCTTTCGGAACTGGGATCGAAACTGTTCGAGTAGTGCCTGAAGGAAAACATTATTCCAGTTCCACTAAACTgcgatttttctacaccaacaATATGGCTGAATATGAGGATTGTATTTTTGGACTAAAAATGGCGTTGGAGATGGAGATCAAGGATTTAATAGTGTTCAGTGATTCCAATCTGCTCGTCCATCAAATGCTCAAAGAATGGATAACTCGAGATTCAAAGATTTTGCCATATCATTGCAATTTACTGGATTTGGCAAATAAATTCAGAAGTTTGGAGTTCAGGCATATTCCGCGTGCTCGAAATATTTTTGCTAATGTTTTGGCCACTTTATCTTCAATGATTCAACATCCAGATGAGTTGGTGATTGAACCTATCCAGATTCAGTTACAAGAAAAGCCTGCACATTGTCTAGTTTTGGAAAATCTTCTGATGATCTTCCCTGGTACAATtaaggaatttctcaaaatcaggTCCTGTCCTCCAAGTGCTGATACGACTGCTAAAAGATTCTTGCGTTGA